In one Lolium rigidum isolate FL_2022 chromosome 3, APGP_CSIRO_Lrig_0.1, whole genome shotgun sequence genomic region, the following are encoded:
- the LOC124696236 gene encoding uncharacterized protein LOC124696236 yields MRRRRKRLPRRVVLRLQVRPRAPPPAPPRAPPRHLAGSILRTAGIIRLLLETPTGFGIFSFDGAHLKKDYNDIWSYFADELWLKNAIWLKELLLFENKSIAINLETGDIHANLVEFLKKWCDSKEKLVVEREEYKRIIERNMEITCLYDDNVEEVMWGLKNNMGYLVLEEKTVLAKKVCLPMSKRFEMFLSRYGFDMKPEMVNNHIAQKAAILHRNDLSMEKHSVFFDLVRESIKNTSAMDTVGWSAIKLATAAVMMCYPEKIPEACDRSKIFSPHERSKIKEYASECQDVLLKSDPWVVYKNVLFLSEKRSKALAQLTCLVEKTDAAFKSDEAFVMSEPLLIPEKIESNGESESSRTKFVPVGNELKQVDSIFVTTADQTSIAEGQHCLVSDAGTEMYAVQHTNDTERSKHRDDTEGTEMYAVQHTDDTERSKHIDDTEGTELYAVQHTNDTEGSKLAENVGGKKATEAWCMGNFEERDHAQDTGADDVREQIMDNLGEKSMCAKKMDENIDADYVEDQYNNKSSRRNRWPWTLCICCYTVQ; encoded by the exons ATGCGGCGACGACGAAAGCGCTTGCCTCGTCGAGTCGTGTTGCGCCTGCAAGTTCGTCCGCGAGCGCCTCCGCCAGCGCCTCCGCGAGCGCCTCCGCGCCACCTCGCAG GAAGCATTCTTAGGACTGCTGGAATAATCAGGCTTCTATTGGAGACTCCTACTGGTTTCGGAATTTTCTCATTTGATGGGGCCCACCTAAAGAAAGATTATAAT GACATCTGGTCGTACTTCGCGGATGAACTTTGGCTGAAAAAT GCCATCTGGCTTAAAGAACTTTTACTGTTCGAGAACAAGTCTATTGCCATTAACCTTGAAACTGGGGATATTCACGCCAACCTGGTCGAGTTTTTGAAGAAGTGGTGTGACTCCAAGGAGAAGCTAGTTGTTGAGAGGGAGGAATATAAAAGGATAATAGAAAGAAACATG GAAATAACCTGTCTCTATGATGATAATGTGGAGGAGGTTATGTGGGGTCTGAAGAATAACATGGGATATCTAGTGCTGGAGGAAAAAACAGTGCTGGCTAAGAAGGTTTGCCTCCCCATGAGCAAACGATTTGAGATGTTCTTAAGTCGATATGGATTTGATATGAAGCCAGAGATG GTTAATAACCATATTGCTCAGAAGGCTGCCATTCTCCATCGTAACGATTTATCGATGGAGAAACACTCTGTATTCTTTGACCTTGTTCGCGAGTCTATTAAAAATACATCAGCCATGGACACTGTGGGTTGGAGTGCAATCAAACTTGCAACTGCTGCGGTAATGATGTGTTATCCTGAAAAAATACCTGAAGCTTGTGACCGTTCCAAG ATTTTCTCACCGCATGAACGCTCAAAGATAAAAGAGTATGCATCCGAATGTCAAGACGTGCTATTGAAGAGCGATCCCTGGGTAGTATACAAAAATGTTCTGTTTCTGAGTGAAAAGAGGTCCAAAGCTCTGGCGCAGTTGacttgcttggttgagaaaactgatGCTGCTTTCAAATCTGACGAAGCATTTGTTATGTCTGAACCATTACTAATACCAGAAAAAATAGAATCAAATGGTGAGTCTGAATCTTCTAGAACAAAATTTGTGCCGGTGGGAAATGAATTAAAGCAAGTCGACTCTATATTCGTAACTACTGCAGACCAAACAAGCATTGCAGAAGGGCAACACTGCCTGGTATCAG ATGCAGGCACAGAGATGTATGCTGTACAACACACAAATGACACCGAACGAAGTAAGCACAGAGATGACACTGAAGGCACAGAGATGTATGCTGTACAACACACAGATGACACCGAACGAAGTAAGCACATAGATGACACTGAAGGCACAGAGTTGTATGCTGTACAACACACAAATGACACGGAAGGAAGTAAGCTAGCTGAAAATGTTGGTGGAAAGAAAGCAACTGAAGCATGGTGCATGGGAAATTTTGAGGAAAGGGATCACGCGCAAGACACTGGAGCAGATGATGTGCGAGAACAAATAATGGATAATCTTGGTGAAAAGAGTATGTGTGCAAAGAAAATGGATGAAAACATTGATGCAGACTATGTTGAAGACCAGTATAATAACAAGAGCTCCAGAAGGAACAGATGGCCATGGACGCTATGTATTTGCTGCTACACCGTGCAGTGA